A stretch of the Acanthochromis polyacanthus isolate Apoly-LR-REF ecotype Palm Island chromosome 22, KAUST_Apoly_ChrSc, whole genome shotgun sequence genome encodes the following:
- the LOC127531966 gene encoding gastrula zinc finger protein XlCGF57.1-like has protein sequence MDSSQKKCKHSNGVRCRTSEEDKDGSATTAKRDESLSCEQCDKTFITATKLRIHKHIHTVDKPFSCDQCGKAFTQKSDLKRHQLIHSGVKPFSCDQCGKAFTHKSQLKSHQLIHSGVKPFSCDQCGKAFTQKSDLKRHQLIHSGVKPFSCDQCGKAFSHNSHLKSHQLMHSGVKPFSCDQCGKAFTHNSHLKSHQLMHSGVKPFNCDQCGKAFTRKTHLKSHQLMHSGVKPFSCDQCGKAFTKKSDLKRHQLIHSGVKPFSCDQCGKAFTHNSHLKSHQLIHSAVKPFSCAQCGKAFTQKSQLKSHQLIHSGVKLFGCDQCGKAFTLKSTLRSHQLMHSGVKPFSCDQCGKAFTHKSQLKSHQLIHSGVKPFSCAQCGKAFNQKSMLKRHQLIHSGVKLFSCNQCGKAFTRKTHLKSHQLIYSGVKPFNCDQCVKTFTQHEQLLIHQCPHSGTKRYHCDSCEKTFSSQQTLKYHQRIHTGHDVYRCDHCGEPFALYSQLKAHEVTHTGVKPYLCDQCGKRYSYIANLKVHQRVHTGERPYRCDECKKTFTTLGSLKQHQQIRTRKKAFNQCHSENGTDGQKSQTCQHSANGEQCCFDQSGPTSNQQGTLQRHQRMHTGHRLNPCQEDFSMQGSVKVYEVLHKLKVLEIRLHRIQV, from the exons atggattcttcacaaaag aaatgtaaacacagcaatggagtgagatgtcggacctctgaggaggataaggatggttcggcaacaacggcaaaaagagatgaatcactgagttgtgagcaatgtgacAAGACTTTTattacagcaacaaagctaagaattcacaaacatattcacactgtggacaaaccattcagctgtgatcaatgtggaaaggcttttactcagaagagtgacttaaaaagacatcaactcattcacagtggagttaaaccattcagctgtgatcagtgtggaaaggcttttactcacaagagtcagttaaaaagccatcaactcattcacagtggagttaaaccattcagctgtgatcagtgtgggaaggcttttactcagaagagtgacttaaaaagacatcaactcattcacagtggagttaaaccattcagctgtgatcagtgtggaaaggctttttctCACAATagtcacttaaaaagccatcaactcatgcacagtggagttaaaccattcagctgtgatcagtgtggaaaggcttttactcacaatagtcacttaaaaagccatcaactcatgcacagtggagttaaaccattcaactgtgatcagtgtggtaaggcttttactcggaagactcatttaaaaagccatcaactcatgcacagtggagttaaaccattcagctgtgatcagtgtggaaaggcttttactaagaagagtgacttaaaaagacatcaactcattcacagtggagttaaaccattcagctgtgatcagtgtggaaaggcttttactcacaatagtcacttaaaaagccatcaactcattcacagtgcagtgaaaccattcagctgtgctcagtgtggaaaggcttttactcagaagagtcagttaaaaagccatcaactcattcacagtggagtgaaattgtttggctgtgatcaatgtggaaaggcttttactctcAAGAGTACATTAAGAAGTCATCAACtaatgcacagtggagttaaaccattcagctgtgatcagtgtggaaaggcttttactcacaagagtcagttaaaaagccatcaactcattcacagtggagttaaaccattcagctgtgctcagtgtggaaaggcttttaatCAGAAGAGtatgttaaaaagacatcagctcattcacagtggagtgaaattgttcagctgtaatcagtgtggtaaggcttttactcggaagactcatttaaaaagccatcaactcatttacagtggagtgaaaccattcaactgtgatcagtgtgtgaaaacctttactcagcatgaacagttgttgatccatcaatgcccccattctggtacaaagcggtaccactgtgactcctgtgaaaaaactttcagctCCCAACAGACCTTAAAatatcaccaacgcatccacactggacatgatgtgtaccgatgtgatcactgtggtgaaccatttgcattgtactcacagttaaaagctcatgaagtgacccacactggggttaaaccatacctttgtgatcagtgtgggaaacgctacagctacattgcaaacctcaaagttcaccaacgtgtccacactggggagagaccatacagatgtgatgagtgtaagaagacttttacaactttgggttccctgaaacaacaccagcagatccgcaccagaaagaaagcattcaatcagtgtcacagtgag aacggaacagatggacaaaagtctcagacttgtcagcactctgccaatggtgaacagtgctgctttgaccagtctggaccaacgtccaaccaacaaggaaccctacaacgacaccagcgtatgcacactggacacagactgaacccctgccaagaagatttctccatgcagggttcagtaaaggtttatgaagtcctccacaaacttaaagtccttgagatccggcttcatagaattcaggtctaa